Proteins encoded in a region of the Sulfurimonas marina genome:
- a CDS encoding NAD(P)/FAD-dependent oxidoreductase: MARLVVLGGGVSGHTAATFAAKWLGSAHEVVVVTPNAKWNWIPSNIWVGVGEMSKEEVTFELAPVYAKAGITYKQAKAVSINPEGSETSDKPFVTVEYTGQDKVGQSEDVEYDYIINATGPKLNFGATPGLGEGSEIGEHTVSVCTADHAVHASEELAKCIEKMKNGERQKFLIGTGHGLCTCQGAAFEYIFNIEHELNKAGVRDMADMKWISNESFLGDFGMGGLHMKVGGYVVSSKLFAESLYAERGVEWLIGAHVSNIESGKLDYELLDGSTGEEEFDFAMLIPPFAGVGLKAYNKAGEDITDVVFAPNGFMKVDADYTAKPYAEWKASDWPRTYQNPTYPNMFAAGIAFAPPHLISQPMSSPNGTPINPTPPRTGMPAGIIGKAVAHSVCDLITKGEGAHLHEASMAEMGAACVASAGKGWFDGQAAAMTVYPVVPDFEKYPGTGRDTDYTFGEIGLAGHWIKHILHYMFIYKAKLNPGWTMIPE; the protein is encoded by the coding sequence ATGGCAAGATTAGTCGTACTAGGTGGTGGTGTTTCAGGTCATACTGCAGCTACATTCGCCGCAAAATGGTTAGGTTCAGCACACGAGGTTGTGGTTGTGACTCCAAATGCAAAATGGAACTGGATTCCGTCAAACATTTGGGTTGGTGTTGGTGAGATGTCAAAAGAGGAAGTAACTTTTGAATTAGCACCGGTTTATGCAAAGGCGGGTATCACATATAAGCAAGCAAAAGCTGTTTCTATCAACCCTGAAGGAAGCGAAACAAGTGATAAGCCATTTGTAACTGTTGAATATACAGGACAAGATAAAGTTGGTCAGTCTGAAGATGTAGAGTATGATTATATAATCAATGCTACTGGTCCAAAACTTAACTTTGGAGCAACTCCGGGTCTTGGTGAGGGAAGTGAGATTGGAGAGCATACAGTATCTGTATGTACGGCAGATCATGCAGTTCATGCATCTGAAGAACTGGCAAAATGTATCGAAAAGATGAAAAACGGTGAGCGTCAAAAGTTCTTAATCGGAACAGGTCACGGTTTATGTACATGTCAAGGTGCTGCATTTGAATATATTTTCAATATTGAGCATGAGTTAAATAAAGCCGGTGTTCGTGATATGGCAGATATGAAGTGGATCTCAAACGAGTCATTCTTAGGTGACTTTGGAATGGGTGGACTTCATATGAAAGTTGGCGGTTATGTAGTAAGTTCTAAACTTTTCGCTGAATCATTATATGCTGAAAGAGGTGTTGAATGGTTAATTGGTGCACACGTATCAAACATTGAAAGTGGAAAACTTGACTATGAACTTCTTGATGGAAGCACTGGTGAAGAAGAGTTTGACTTTGCAATGCTTATCCCACCGTTTGCAGGTGTAGGACTAAAAGCATACAACAAAGCTGGTGAAGATATTACAGATGTAGTATTTGCTCCAAACGGATTTATGAAAGTTGATGCTGATTATACTGCTAAGCCTTATGCTGAGTGGAAAGCAAGTGACTGGCCAAGAACTTACCAAAACCCTACATATCCAAATATGTTTGCTGCTGGTATCGCATTTGCGCCACCACACCTTATTTCTCAGCCTATGAGTTCTCCAAATGGAACTCCGATCAATCCAACTCCACCAAGAACTGGTATGCCTGCAGGTATCATCGGTAAAGCGGTAGCACACTCTGTATGTGACCTTATCACTAAAGGTGAAGGTGCTCACTTACATGAAGCTTCTATGGCTGAAATGGGTGCAGCTTGTGTTGCATCAGCTGGTAAAGGTTGGTTTGACGGACAAGCAGCTGCTATGACTGTTTATCCTGTTGTTCCTGACTTTGAAAAATATCCTGGAACAGGACGTGATACAGACTATACGTTTGGTGAAATTGGTCTTGCAGGTCACTGGATTAAACATATTCTTCACTATATGTTTATTTACAAAGCGAAGCTCAATCCGGGCTGGACAATGATCCCAGAATAA
- the pepN gene encoding aminopeptidase N yields MSNEVQEIFLKDYKKPSFTIESVNLTFELFEEETNVTNIMKFEKLDESADLVLDAQELELKEVVLDGEVLGSDRYTHDEETLTISNVPQEFTLEIRNRIYPQKNTELEGLYKSGDIFCTQCEPEGFRRITPYLDRPDVMSIFTTTVIADQKKYPILLANGNKVHCHESFNTRHGVTWHDPHPKPSYLFALVAGDLDFITDSFVTASGNDVELNIYVDKGNSDKADHAMKSLINAMKWDEEKYGREYDLDIYNIVAVDSFNMGAMENKGLNIFNSAYVLADADTATDANFMGIESVIAHEYFHNWTGNRITCRNWFQLTLKEGLTVFRDQCFSADMNSSEVQRIQDVKALRERQFVEDASPTAHPIQPKSYISMNNFYTATVYEKGAEVIRMLHTLLGEENYRKATDLYFETFDGQAVRTDDFLWAMKEYGEFDLEHFKLWYDQSGTPSLEVEENYADGKYTLTLTQNVPNKVDGSLQKAMYFPLKIALMDKTGAVAEEKMLIISKESESFMFEGFEEKPVLSINRDFSAPVIIKHQDVDFAFLMQHDTNSFTKYEAAQEFAISILFKLMEDIESDISEYLEAFGALLELDTDLSYKALLLELPSISTLMQKQDVVDFEPLYKAKDKLSYEVAKKYEAKLLKLYFQNHEPLNSALDSKSIAKRALKNRVLSLLSALESKEIAAVAKEQYEHSLTMTDRITALDVLESIDAELSEIAFNDFYNRYKNNTLVMNKYFALLAASPREGVLDRVMALQNDEVYDEKVPNLVRSLIGVFARNYKYFHAKDGYGYKFLSDKIIEIDKINPQMASALSGAFKIYPKMIESNKKLMKATLECIVSTQGISKNTFEIVSKILK; encoded by the coding sequence TGAAGAGGAAACTAATGTAACAAATATTATGAAGTTTGAAAAGCTTGATGAAAGTGCAGACCTTGTTTTAGATGCACAGGAACTGGAGCTTAAAGAGGTGGTTCTTGACGGTGAGGTACTTGGAAGTGATCGTTATACACATGATGAGGAAACGCTTACTATTTCAAATGTACCACAGGAGTTTACTCTAGAGATCAGAAACAGAATCTATCCGCAAAAAAATACGGAACTAGAAGGTCTTTATAAATCTGGAGATATCTTCTGTACACAGTGTGAGCCTGAAGGGTTCCGTAGAATTACACCGTACCTCGATCGTCCCGATGTAATGAGTATTTTTACAACGACTGTAATTGCAGATCAGAAGAAGTACCCGATCCTTTTAGCAAATGGAAACAAGGTCCATTGTCATGAAAGTTTTAACACACGTCACGGGGTAACTTGGCACGATCCACATCCAAAACCTTCATATCTTTTTGCCCTTGTAGCAGGAGATTTAGACTTTATAACAGACAGTTTTGTAACTGCCAGCGGGAATGATGTTGAGCTAAATATTTATGTAGATAAAGGCAATAGCGATAAAGCAGACCACGCAATGAAAAGTTTAATCAATGCTATGAAGTGGGATGAGGAAAAATACGGTCGTGAGTATGACCTTGATATCTATAATATCGTTGCCGTAGATAGTTTTAATATGGGAGCTATGGAGAATAAAGGGTTAAATATATTTAATTCTGCATATGTACTTGCAGATGCAGATACTGCAACAGATGCAAACTTTATGGGAATTGAATCGGTGATCGCACATGAGTATTTTCATAACTGGACCGGAAACAGAATTACGTGTAGAAACTGGTTTCAGCTTACACTAAAAGAGGGACTTACTGTATTTCGTGATCAGTGTTTCTCGGCAGATATGAACTCTAGTGAAGTACAACGCATACAAGATGTGAAAGCGTTAAGAGAGCGTCAGTTTGTAGAAGATGCATCTCCTACGGCTCATCCGATTCAGCCAAAGTCATATATCTCTATGAATAACTTCTATACTGCAACGGTATACGAAAAAGGTGCTGAAGTTATCAGAATGCTTCATACTCTTTTAGGTGAAGAGAACTATAGAAAAGCGACAGACCTTTATTTTGAAACGTTTGACGGTCAAGCGGTAAGGACAGATGACTTTTTATGGGCTATGAAAGAATATGGAGAGTTTGATCTGGAGCATTTTAAACTATGGTACGATCAAAGCGGGACACCAAGTTTGGAAGTGGAAGAGAACTATGCAGATGGCAAATATACTTTAACATTGACACAAAACGTTCCAAATAAAGTAGATGGTTCTTTGCAAAAAGCTATGTACTTTCCATTAAAGATTGCTCTTATGGACAAAACAGGTGCAGTAGCCGAGGAGAAAATGCTTATTATCTCAAAAGAGAGTGAGTCTTTTATGTTCGAGGGTTTTGAAGAGAAACCGGTTCTCTCAATTAACAGAGATTTCTCAGCACCTGTTATCATCAAACACCAAGATGTTGATTTCGCATTTTTAATGCAGCATGATACAAACAGTTTTACAAAGTATGAAGCTGCACAAGAGTTTGCTATCTCTATACTTTTTAAACTTATGGAAGATATTGAGAGTGACATAAGTGAATACTTAGAAGCTTTTGGAGCTCTGTTGGAGTTAGATACTGATCTTTCATATAAAGCACTTTTACTTGAGCTTCCATCAATCTCTACACTGATGCAAAAACAAGATGTGGTAGATTTTGAACCATTATATAAGGCAAAAGATAAACTCTCTTATGAAGTTGCTAAAAAGTATGAGGCGAAATTGTTAAAACTTTATTTTCAAAACCATGAACCTCTAAATAGCGCTCTCGATAGTAAAAGCATTGCTAAACGTGCATTGAAAAACAGAGTGCTATCTCTTTTAAGTGCTTTAGAGTCAAAAGAGATAGCTGCTGTAGCTAAAGAACAGTATGAACACTCGTTAACCATGACAGATAGAATTACAGCACTTGATGTTTTAGAGTCAATTGATGCAGAGTTAAGTGAAATAGCTTTTAATGACTTTTATAACAGGTACAAAAACAACACACTTGTAATGAATAAATATTTTGCACTTTTAGCAGCTTCACCGAGAGAGGGTGTACTTGATCGAGTGATGGCACTGCAAAATGATGAGGTGTATGATGAAAAAGTTCCAAATCTTGTACGCTCATTAATAGGTGTTTTTGCAAGAAACTATAAATACTTTCATGCTAAAGACGGATATGGGTATAAATTTTTAAGTGATAAGATTATTGAGATAGATAAAATTAATCCTCAGATGGCCTCAGCTCTTTCAGGTGCATTTAAAATCTACCCAAAAATGATTGAATCTAACAAAAAATTGATGAAAGCGACGTTAGAATGTATCGTTTCTACACAAGGAATATCAAAAAATACATTTGAGATTGTGAGTAAAATTTTAAAGTAA
- a CDS encoding peptide deformylase, with amino-acid sequence MVKELIKYPTPLSVEYGINVRVFDEKLFSLIDDLKDTINENNLKALSAFQIGSYLNVIVLKNEDGSFLELINPKVIAHSGEVTTQEKTTYYDDLSANVVRHEKISVIYQNRAGENQVLKAEDDLAITLQRKIDYTFGSTFLNKLSKEEKKRFEESLEFGSDIGYENYCPTTFFKDKIIKFINITIALLFFVFLISFFIEDKKILSDVWQYELYTSYFIGIVTLIYIVYGRYEGLKYKTCTSCQIGNILGTAFIAMVKLSAVMTLSYIFVK; translated from the coding sequence ATGGTAAAAGAGTTAATAAAATATCCAACTCCGCTGAGTGTTGAGTATGGAATCAATGTACGTGTATTTGATGAGAAATTATTTTCCTTAATAGATGATCTTAAAGATACTATAAATGAAAATAATTTAAAGGCGTTATCTGCTTTTCAAATAGGAAGTTATTTAAATGTAATCGTTTTAAAAAATGAAGATGGTAGTTTTTTAGAACTTATAAATCCTAAAGTGATCGCTCACAGCGGTGAAGTTACTACTCAAGAGAAAACAACATATTATGATGATTTAAGTGCCAATGTAGTGCGCCATGAAAAGATAAGTGTTATATATCAAAACAGAGCAGGTGAAAACCAAGTTTTAAAAGCTGAAGATGATTTAGCAATTACACTGCAGAGAAAAATTGACTATACTTTTGGTTCGACTTTTTTAAATAAGCTCTCAAAAGAGGAAAAGAAAAGATTTGAAGAAAGTTTGGAATTTGGTTCTGATATAGGGTATGAGAACTATTGTCCTACAACGTTTTTCAAAGATAAAATTATAAAATTTATTAATATTACTATCGCTTTACTTTTTTTCGTTTTTTTAATATCATTCTTTATAGAAGATAAGAAAATATTATCTGATGTTTGGCAATATGAACTATATACATCTTATTTTATAGGGATAGTTACTCTTATATACATCGTTTACGGTAGATATGAAGGGTTAAAATATAAAACATGTACAAGTTGTCAAATAGGTAATATTTTAGGAACGGCATTTATCGCAATGGTAAAACTATCTGCAGTGATGACACTTTCTTATATCTTCGTAAAATAA